AAGAAgacaaaatataaataaataaataagaaacaTGGATtttttataaagtaaataaatgaataaaataaaataaaaatgaaacaaGAAAAATGGTGAAAATAcaaatgcaaaaaaaaaatcaatGTCACGAGAACGCCGATATTTTTTTGTTAAAATTCACTTATGAAAAGATAAATAAgaggcaagaaaataaaataaaaaacacatAAATAAATCTAGAAAAGGCCAAACTATCATACATCCCTGCCCACGCATAAAATAAAGAAGAACGAAGGAGCAGGCCAGACACACCCTAAAACAGCCCATCACCAAAAAAAATTGGAAGCAAACTTATTGGATATGAgagaaaaaataaaacaaacaaaaaaaattacCAATTCTTGGTCACTTTGAAGACACGGAGTTGCATTCTGGGGCAACACTTACAATAGAGGTCCCATTGCTACCGAATCGACTAAGACTTGGATAATTCTTTGTCGACTAAGAATAACAAATTCACATAAAATAGATTTTTTTGGATTAGATATTTCCATCTATACTTCTTTTAGACTGGCATACTAACACAAAGCCAAAGCTAAAAAACCTAGAAAAGGAGACATGGATGCTTGTTCTATACAAAAATGCGTGCGTGTACACACATCTGAAAAAAGGAAATTCTGGTTCTAAAAAATGGATGCTGCACTAGAAAAACTACATAAAAAACTATACATTTAGGGATATTTTCTATCAACAACAACCACCCATACGCACACGGTTCCtaggaaaaagaaaaaggagaaaaacTCACAAAAGATGCTACTGCAGTGTATGAATTCTTTTCTTTTTCACTCTTAGACTTTGTAAACTTTGCAGGCAAAAAAAAAGACACTGTTCAAGGCCCGCCACCCTCCTGCCTAGCCCACCCAAAAATGACAAGAAAAACAAGACACGAAAGCAGCCCACTAGTCCATCCATCTACACGGGTCAATTTACAATTAAAAGCAGTTTGCACGCATCTAAAAGCAGTAATAGATCTAATGATCTACGAGTCGACTGAGActcagtcgactgatttttagcAGTACCGCATACATGTATCTGTTGATTTGCATTTTTTTTGTTGTTGAGAAATCTGTTGCCTTGCATTGAGAATGGATGGAACATTAAAAATGAACTGATTGATTCTTACATGTATAATAACTACATGATGCTACTGCTACTCCTCGGTACGTACGTTTCCCCGGCCGTATAAATAAACTGCTTTTACGGATGTAGTGATTCAGTCTCGCTCAGAGGGACAGAGGCTACTAGTGCGACGGCTCGGGAGGCCGGCACCGGCGAGGGCGGCAGGCGCGAGCTGAAGTTCCGGTGCCGGAAGGCGGCGTCCTCCGCGTCGGCGTCGCCGTCGTCGCTGCTGCCGTCGTCAAAGTTGAGCGCGTAGCTGAGCGGGTCATACCTGAACTCCCCCGCGCCCGCCACGCGCCTCCTCCACCTGCTCCTGCCGCCGCCGGTGTGCGGCCTCTCCCCGCTGCTGCCCGGTGACGACGGCGAGCCGAAGCAGCCACACACGGTGGTGCGCAGCTTGTGGCGCAGCGAGGGCGGCGAGTACAGTGACGAGGACTCCACGGCGTCCATGGAGGCTGCCTGCGTTGACAGTGTGCTCTGAGCTGGTAGGAGGTGGAGTTGTGGGGAGAAGAGTTGTCCTGTGTGAGTGAGGAACTGGAGGTGGGGATTGGCAATGGCTGGATGGATGGAGAAGGAAGGAAGGCGGGGACTAAATAGGGGGAAGGTAGAAGGACGGATAAGGACAGTGACAGGGCGACGGCGAGAGACGCGCACGCCGACGGGGACGCGGGGAAGCAAAGGAAATGATCGAGACGACGATCCACGTCTGTCTGCTTTCCATTCccgcgacgacgacggcgactcgGCTCGGTCAAAACGTGCGCGTCGCGAGAGCAGAAAAATATCCTTGCTACCTCCGTGCAACTGAAAGCGCCGTTGGGTTGGTTTCCCTTCCCTGCTCCTGCTCTCAACGCAGCCTGCCCTGCACCTGCAGACGCGACAACACGCACCAGACGTTCCTCCATTTTCCAGCTAGCCTGTGCTCATCTGATCAGTCCACCACTGATAGTGCAATGCCCATTTAATCAATCACTCCATGCTCTTGCAAagcctgagcaatttttcaaaaaGCTAAGCTCAGCGATGCCTTGTTTTTCAGAGGCTCGCGAGTGCTAGTAGAGTAGTAGTGGTATGCCCAGTTGCccatgatctatctatctatctgcCGGCTGGGATAAGGATCGATCCCTTTCCATCAACAAAGCCTACTACTGCTTGACAGATAATCTACTAGTACATACAAAGACAATAAAAATCAACGAGCGGTCCACGGCAAAACCACAAGCGAGAGGAATGGTATCAATCAATCAATCCATCCATCGACCTCACATGCTAAATCTTTCTTTAATTCCTACTTGCTGCATATCTAATCGCGCAGATTAGTTAACTTAGGCTTTTTCCGTTCCTCACCAACGGCTCCATGCACTGATGTATAATAATCCTCCTGCATACCTACCACTGGCAAAGACACAACACGGATAAGGCCCGCTAATCAGGTAGGCCCTTGCGGAGCCCTGTCACACGAGTGTCAACAATCCTCTCACTGTCATAACCAAAACAAACTTCTCAAAACTGTAGCATCTTACAAACACCGTATCACAAACTGTTTAAATTCCAGCGTCACGTTCTTAATTTCAGCCGGGAACAGCCACACCCACACGATCCGTGTTACACCAACTGAATCCTGGATCCATACAACTAcaacatgagaggaagaacaacAACATAGTCTACATGCACATGAGGCAGCTAACTGTAGATTAAAATCGCCTGCTTGTAGGCAAGGCGGCCACATCCGCACATGCCAAAGTCCATGCAGCCAAGGTCGCAACCCCTTCGAGTTCTGACCACGAGGGTGTCCATCTGACAATGACTCTGATCCATCGACTCTGTGCAACACAAGGCAGGAGTTAGTCAGGCGATGCAAAAGAACTTCCAGCTCAGATTATACACATTCAGTAGTTTAAAAAACAAGTTAAGCTGGGACAGATTACAGTGGGGGCTATACTGTATATACAGCATTTGTGCCCCATTGGTAATATTGATCACAACTGAATTTGAAATTTTGTAACAGTGAACACTCAACTTTTATGTGTTTAGCGCCATAACTTGCGCAATGCACGTTGGATCAATAGCCAGGTAGAGGCATGTATAAGCTTACCATAACAGTTCTCCTAAATAACAACACTTTTCAATCGGTGCACAATCAAAAATTTGTACGTTGGATTTGGTGGCACGCATCTCAGAGCAAGCTTTCTTGCATCTTCTGTTTTTGTTTGCGGGGTTTCTGTGCGGTGGGTTGTCAGGTTTCCCCCCAAAAAAACTGACCCGGTTTTCGGGGGTTTCATGAGAGTTTTCAGTTAATTTCTGACAACCATTCTGATACAATCTCTGGCATCCATTCTTTTTGGGAACCTTGCCTTTTACATCGTTGATTTATGGTCTATCCTTCATACCAGAACCTCCAAGATAGCTGGTGCATATATGCTCAAGTTCAGCATGTGAAATAGCACTCTGAAATCTGTATATGACATGTCTGTCTCCCGGTAAAGATGAACTTGATGGATGATTTTGAGGCTTCTCCGCATGTTTTGAGGGGATTCGAGACTGACATTTAGACAGTAGTAAACTATATAAATGGAAGAACGTGCACTCGTTTTCCCCTTATTGAGATGGAAATCGTTCTGGACTATTTATCAGGCTGGTATATTTTTGTGTAACATTGGACCGATCTGtaggtcattcttcttgaagtaacATCATCAACTTTACTAGTGAACTTTTGATTGATGTTGTGCAGAGCAGTAGCATCAGCAGACAAAAAGACCACTGTCAATTTTCAAAAGCTAAATCCAAAGAAGTATAGAACTCCACCAATAGTAATTTCTGTATCCACTTTCATCTTTTTGGTCAATACTGTACGAGAATTACTACATTTTGTAAACAATAATTATGCTACATATGGGCATGTAGTTAGGAACTGGCATTCTAATACTTCAAAATCTTGGTATACTGCTCTATGCAAGTAAAATCTTCAGAGCTGCAGTGAGCTGTTGCGGCGAGTTATTTTTCGTTTCAAGTGTTCTTTATTGTTTAGGCATATTAAGTTCTACACTTCTACGCATGTCGTTCTCATTCACATTATTTATTTCACTGTCTTCTCTTTGTATGTATTCATCATTCTTTTCTATGTCTGTTTGTTGACCAAGTCTATATCATCCTTCTGTATATACATATTTTTCATGTCAGTTTAGAAGTGATATTAACTTCTCTCCTTTTTCGGTCCCTCAGTGTTGTTCGGTCACTAATCTCTGTCCTCAGTCTCTAGTCTCTCTTCCTTTAGTTTTCGCTCTCTCTTCAATGTTTACTCTGTATCTTCAGTCACCTTTTTTATGTCTTCTAATTTTTAATTATCTTGTCATCAGTTTCTCATTTGATGTCTTCAGTCTACTTTCTTCTTCAGTacgtcttttccctatgtcattctCAGTAATTTTTGGTCCTAGCTATGCTTGTTATCATTAAGAGATAAGGGCTGCGTGTTCAGTTGTAATTCTTCGGTTTAGTTCATCCTTTATTGTTTTTCTCATCATTCAGTCTTTTTTTTAACTTTTCTTCATTATCTATTCTTCTATCTCTCTTTCTTGACTGAAAAAA
This portion of the Triticum dicoccoides isolate Atlit2015 ecotype Zavitan chromosome 7A, WEW_v2.0, whole genome shotgun sequence genome encodes:
- the LOC119332600 gene encoding uncharacterized protein LOC119332600, with amino-acid sequence MDAVESSSLYSPPSLRHKLRTTVCGCFGSPSSPGSSGERPHTGGGRSRWRRRVAGAGEFRYDPLSYALNFDDGSSDDGDADAEDAAFRHRNFSSRLPPSPVPASRAVALVASVPLSETESLHP